The Desulfotomaculum sp. sequence TCCATACCTTCCGTCCTTTTTCTTCTACTGACAAATTTTAGACTCGATTCCAGATGGATTAAATCCTTTAACGATCAGCCATACCGCCATAACCATTTCTTGCAGGAATATCGGAAGGTCTAAAACGTCATGAGATGTAACGATACCAAACAAATCTAAAAAGGCCAAGGCTAACACCAATATAGCTGCAATGAGACCCCAACCGGATATCCATCGGGGAATGAGCTTGGCTTGATACAATACACAGTAGAACATCAGAGCACCCAGAGGGAAAACAATTTGCAATATATATCCAATCGAAACATTTTCTTTTAGCGTTAAAGTGCCCAAAGTTTGAAAATAGGAAGCATCCGGAGCTCCTGCAATATATTGCTGACTTAATATTGTTAGGAATAGCCAACCGATTACAATTGCAATAGTAGTAACGGTCTCAAGCTCACCGGCAATGAATCTTTCAGTGTTCTCAATCTGCCGCGCAATTTGGACACTCTGCTGTCCATGCTGCTCGGCGGCATCAAAATCATTCCATTGGTAGAATATACGGGTCAGGCCAAGATGCGCTTCGCAGGCAAACGGCGACGGCATATCACCCATCAGCTTCAGAACGCGCTTGTAGTTCTCAGCCGCCGGATAAAGCTGGTTTTCTGTCTCCTGTACGTTGCCCAGGCCGATTGTGGCTACTGTGTTGATGATTGTATTCCCGGACGATTGACTGACAGATATGGCTTCAGAATAGGCCCGTGCCGCCGCGGCACGATCTCCCTGGAGCTGATAAGCAATCCCCAGCTTCCAGATAGTTGCAGTACGGACTGCCAGGTTGCCGGGGTGCAGATACTCCAAGGCACGGCGCGACTGGGTAATGATGGCCTCCACCTGGTTCTGAGTGGCGGCCAGCAAAGCCCTGATGGCGGCAATATGTCCTACAAGGTTTCGGGTCCTGTCATCCGGCTCAACCTCTTGAAGGGCGGCTTCAGCAGCCAGCAGCTTCTGTTCGACGGCGGCTGTTTGGCCGGTCATCGATAACGCCGAGGCGTACATCACCCACAGCGATGGCCTGGCATCCAGTACTGTCTTTGGCAGGGACTGCAGCCAGTTCAATACAGGGGCTAACGCTCCGCGAAAGTGCAGGGGCATCCCCTTCCCTTCAACCAGGCGTGCGGTGCGGTCAACATCATTGGCGGCAACAGCATGTTTAAAAGCTTCAAGCTCCAGACCATTGTCTTCATACCACTGGCTGGCGCGAGCATGGTATTCGGCCGCGCCCTTCCCTTCATCTTTTGCAGGAGCTGCGGCGCTCCGGCTAAGCCGCTGCCGCAGCAAATCAGCAAAGAGATGATGATAGCGGTACCAGCGCCGTTCATCATCCAGAGGAACGATGAACAGGTTAGCATGCTGGAGATATTCCAGTGTTTCTTGCCCGCCTGCAGATGGGTCGGGCAAAACGGCGTCACAAAGAGGACCGCACAGGCGGTCAAGGATCGACGTACGCAGCAAAAAAGTCTGGACTCTTTCGGGCTGCTGCTGCAGAACTTCTTCAACCAGATAGTCCATCACGAAATAGTGGCTGCCGTTGAAAGATTTTATAAAGTTGCTAATGTCCTTATGTCCCTGCATGGAGATCGCGGCAAGCTGAAGGCCGGCAATCCATCCTTCAGTGCGGGTATCCAATGCGGCTATGTCTTCTGCGGAGAGGTCCAGGCCCATCACGTTGTTAAGGAATCCGGCAGTTTCTGTTGGGGTAAAACACAAGTCGGCCGCACGAAGCTCGGCCAACTGGCCCTGGGCACGTAACCGCGCCAAGGGTATATATGGATCCTCACGGGTGGCGATGACCAGGTGCATCTGCGGCGGCAGGTGATCTAACAGAAAGGTGAGGACTTCATCAACCGGTTTGGCATCAATAGCGTGGTAATCGTCAAGTACGAGTGTAAAATCGCCCGGAATGGCTGTAATTTCATTGAGCAGTACCGTCAGAATCGATTCAGTTGGCGGTGGCTGAGTGGATTGTAGAACCCCCAACACCCCTCCTCCAACACCCGCTGAAATCGTTTGCAAAGCAGAAACGAAGTAAGTCAGAAAGCGTATGGGATCGTTATCTCCTTCGTCCATCGAAAACCAGGCGGCTGGTCGCTTGCAGCCAGCAATCCATTCGCTGACCAGCATGGTTTTACCAAAGCCGGCGGGGCCAGAGATAAGGGTCAGTTTGCGGTGTTTACCCTCGTTCAACCTCTCGATCAGGCGAGTACGGCGGACTAATTTGGACCGGGGCGGAGGAATATAAAGTTTAGTGGCTAATATTGACATGGACACAGACCGCCCCTCTTTGTCATCCAAGATTATCTATATACATTATATCTTGAATTTTATAATAATTGGAAAGAAAATCCGGAAAATGGAAGCATATATCCAAACCGGGGTACCAATCCATAGCACTAAAAATCCGGCGTGACAGCACTCACTTTCGGATTCGACTGCACTCTGGAGTTGCCATAATCACTTCACACAATGACTCTTCAAAAAAAGTCTTTTAATTAATTTTCCAGGCTTCATCTTTCCTGTCTCTTGAGTTACATCCTTATCCCTACAATCTTTATACAATCAATATTTTTATCAGATAATTGTCTTCAATTAGTTCATATTTTTCCATAGTATAAAAAATATCCGCGTATTATAAGTAATATATATCATACATCCTTTTAGTTATAAATTAGTTTAATCTATCCGTAAGTTTGTCATCCAGTCCGGCAAATTGAGCCAGATGATCCATATCACGTATAATATGCCGAATACATTATTTTAGAAGGTCTTATCCGGATCTCAAAGTCCTTTTTTTAGAAAACTTTTAAGATAAATGTATTATAAGAATATTTTATTAAACGTCCTTCAGCGATATAAATTATCAATATGACCGTAAGTATGCCTATTTCATTATCATTCAGACCGCATATTACATTAATTGAGATTACCCACAACTGCTTTACAGCTGCTTCTGCAGGATAATAGCGATAAATGTCGAATTTCAAGTTGTGAATAAGAATTTAAAAAGAGCAGCGTGATATCATCGTGAAGAAATCAAAAATCCCCGGCACACTCGTAGATTAAACTTAAATAAGGTTGGAATTATGTCGGATATATCAGTTCAGCCATTTTTGGAGATTAGAGGGATCAGAAAGAAATTCGGCAGCGTCGAGGCGCTTAAGGGCGTAGACTTAAAAGCATACTCTGGCGAAGTACTAGCCATTGTCGGGGATAACGGCGCAGGCAAAAGTACAATTATTAAAATCCTATCCGGAGCAATTACTCCCGACAGCGGTGAAATCATTATCGCCGGCAAAAAATACAATAAATTAAACCCCAAAACGGCGCTTGCCGCCGGTATTTCCACTGTTTATCAGGATTTGGCGCTGGTTAATACCCTCAATACTCCCGATAACATTTTTTTAGGCAGGGAATACCTAAAATATTTATTCTGCCTGGACGAGAAAAAAATGCGCCAGGAAACCAGGCGCCTGATGGAGCAGCTTGGGATTCAAATACCTTCCCTGCACACTCCGGTATGTTATTTAAGCGGTGGGCAAAGACAAAGTGTGGCAGTAGCGCGGGCTGTCCATCAAGGCGGCAGACTGCTGATCTTTGATGAACCGACTGCGGCAATGGGCTTAAAAGAAACAGTTGCAGTCTTAAAACTGATTAAAAGTCTTGCCGGACAAAAATTTGGTGTGATAGTGATCAGCCATAATATGGAGCAGGTCTTTAAAATAGCTGATCGCATCTGCATTATACGCCAGGGTGAAGTAGTGGATTATCTAAAGGCCGATCAAGTCAGCCCCCAGGATGTGGTCGCCATGATTACCGGAGCAATAGACCTGGAAGAGACAAATAATTACAGGTGTATATAACAATGGATCTAAGCGTCAGGCTGCAAAAAATTTTCCCGCAGCTCCTGCTCACAGGAGTGTTATTAACTTTAATCTGTTTCTTAAGTCTATCTTCCGAATATTTTCTGTCCTGGGAGAACTTCAGAAATATTTTGGACCAGAGTTCCGTTCATATTTTGTTGGCTGTAGGAATGACCTTCGTCATAGCCGGCGGCGGAATTGATTTGTCGGCCGGCAATGTGGCTGCTTTAAGCGGTGTAGTCATGGCGGTGGCAATGAAGGCTGGTACGGATGTCTTTCCCGCTATAGTCATGGGTTGTTTGGCTGCATTTTGTTTCGGCCTGATGAACGGCCTCGTAGTTTCTTATATAAAGGTAAACCCGTTCATTACAACCCTGGCTTCCATGTCCATTGCGCGTGGATTGGCTCTCATTCTGACCGGCGGTGTTTCCATTTATGGTTTTTCCGCAAATTTTAAATTCTGGGGCACTGGCTCAATCGGCCCAATTAACCCGCCTATTCTCTTATCAATTATTTTCGCAGCTTTGGGTCTTTTCCTCATGACCTATACCCTTTGGGGGAAATACAGCCTTGCTTTAGGCGGCAATGGGGAAGCGCTGAGGATTACGGGAGTTAACGTTAATTTTTACAGGACCAGTATATATTGCTTTTCCGCCCTGTGCGCGGCAGCGGCAGGACTGATTATGACAGCAAGGCTTAACGCGGCTGCGCCTTTGGCCGGTGCAACTTATGAAATGGATGCTATTGCGGCGGTTGTTTTAGGCGGTACCAGCATGAACGGGGGCAAAGCTTCTGTCGCTGGCACTTTTATTGCCTGCCTGACTCTGGGGGTAATGAGAAACGGGCTGACCATGCTTGCCGTCCCTACTTACTACCAGCAGTTATTTACCGGCGTCATCATTCTTGCCGCAATCGTAATTTCCCAGCTGCGCAGCAGGCAGGAATAACCGCAGGACGAGATTTTATCAACGAATTTTATTAACGGGATTTTATGATGAAAAAATACCACATTTTAATTGAGACTGCCTTAATTGGTCAGGGGATTGCAGATCTGACCGGGGAAGACTTACTGCAGATCTGGAAGGATTATTCCGCCAGAGTGTCCGGCAGCGCGGGTTTTGTTTGGCTGTGGCAGGGCAATATGATGGTCGATTGTCTGGAATCATTATTGGAATACCGTAGCCAAAAAAATCTCCCGAGAATTGACAGCCGTATAATTACAGAACCAAACCGCACACCGGGCAGCGGATTTTGTACAGCCGGCGCAGTACTGGCTTTGGCAAATGAATGTCAGTCCGAACTTGTTGTCACTGCCGGTATGGGAGGGGCTTTTAGCGGGAAAGTATCCAGTGATCTTCCTGAAATCTGTAAAGGACAGGCCGTACTCATCGCTTCCGGCTTCAAGGACATGATTGAAGCGCAAAACAGTCTGGCTTATTTGCACAAAAGAAATATTCTCATCGCAGGTTTTAGCAAACCTTATTATGACGGTTTCTTGTTTCAAAAAGACCGGTATCCGTTAGACCGGCTGTATACGGGAGAAAGCATCTCAAAATTAAGGGAAGATAACTGTTTTTTATTATTTAATGATCTGGAAACCGGGTTAAGGCTAAAAAACAGCAATTGGCTCAAAGACAGTATTGAGGCTGGCAAATCAGCGGAAAACGTAGGCGGCGAATTCCATCCGGCGGTCAGCCGGGAATTGGCCCGTTTTTCAAAAAGCAACAGCAGCAGGCTGCAGTTTGAAGCGTTATTACAAAATATTGTTTTGGCAATAAAAATATTGGAGAAAGGGAAATAACAACCGGAGGCAGGCAATGAAAAACCTCGTGATACCTAAAGACGGGATGACCCCCATCGAACGTTCCGCTGCGATTAAAGCCGGCAGACCCTATGACAGGATACCATGCAGCCCGATGGTGGCGGAACATGTTATCTGGTCAACAGGTATAAGTTTAAAGGAATATTTGTTCAACCCCAAACTGGCGGCCGAAGCGCAGGCCAAGGCCTTTGAATATTTTGGCTATGACAGCGTAAGCGTCAGCCCTGATCATCACGGTTTTGCAGAAGCGTTGGGATGCAGGTTTACCTATACCGATCACGAAAGGCCTCAAATTGCGGAACACTGCTTAAAGACATATGAGCATATCGAAAAATTGGAGCCGGTCGATCCCAAAAAAACCGGCAGGCTGAAGCTGTGTATAGAGGCTGTGGCCCGCCTGCAGGAACTGGTTGGTTCCAAAGTAAAAGTGGGCAGCGGAATGGGCGGCCCCCTGACCTGCGCATCACTGATGCGGGGAGCAGACTGTCTTTTAAGAGATTTGAAAAAAAATCCTGAGGCAGTCCTCAAAATAATGGACGTTAATACTCAAAATCTGATTAATTACATGGCGGCTTGCTGGGAATACGGTGTCGGATGCAGCGTCGGAGATTCCTTTGCTTCCTGTTCGGTGATCAGCCCCAAGGATTTCAGGTTTTTTGTAAAGCCCTATTTGAAACGGATTGCTGACTGGCAGATTGAAAATATCGGGAGCGCCGGGAATTTGCATATTTGCGGGAACAGCAGACCATTATGGGCGGATATGGCCGAACTTGGTTTTTCATCAATCAGTCTGGACAATGCCATGGATATGGCGGAAGCAAAGGAAATACTGGGCAAGACGGCTGCCCTTAAAGGAAATGTTAAACCGGTGGACACTATGCTTTTGGGCAGTGTTGAGGATGTGATGAGAGAATCCAGAGAATGTATCGAAAAGTGCGTGGATAATCCCAGGGGATACACTTTAAGCAGCGGCTGCACCCTGCCGGTACAAACCCCCGTAGAAAATGTGGAGGCGATGGTCAATGCCGCCCGGATATGGGGCAGGCCAAAAAAATAAAAGGTGGTGATAGAGT is a genomic window containing:
- a CDS encoding LuxR family transcriptional regulator, which gives rise to MSILATKLYIPPPRSKLVRRTRLIERLNEGKHRKLTLISGPAGFGKTMLVSEWIAGCKRPAAWFSMDEGDNDPIRFLTYFVSALQTISAGVGGGVLGVLQSTQPPPTESILTVLLNEITAIPGDFTLVLDDYHAIDAKPVDEVLTFLLDHLPPQMHLVIATREDPYIPLARLRAQGQLAELRAADLCFTPTETAGFLNNVMGLDLSAEDIAALDTRTEGWIAGLQLAAISMQGHKDISNFIKSFNGSHYFVMDYLVEEVLQQQPERVQTFLLRTSILDRLCGPLCDAVLPDPSAGGQETLEYLQHANLFIVPLDDERRWYRYHHLFADLLRQRLSRSAAAPAKDEGKGAAEYHARASQWYEDNGLELEAFKHAVAANDVDRTARLVEGKGMPLHFRGALAPVLNWLQSLPKTVLDARPSLWVMYASALSMTGQTAAVEQKLLAAEAALQEVEPDDRTRNLVGHIAAIRALLAATQNQVEAIITQSRRALEYLHPGNLAVRTATIWKLGIAYQLQGDRAAAARAYSEAISVSQSSGNTIINTVATIGLGNVQETENQLYPAAENYKRVLKLMGDMPSPFACEAHLGLTRIFYQWNDFDAAEQHGQQSVQIARQIENTERFIAGELETVTTIAIVIGWLFLTILSQQYIAGAPDASYFQTLGTLTLKENVSIGYILQIVFPLGALMFYCVLYQAKLIPRWISGWGLIAAILVLALAFLDLFGIVTSHDVLDLPIFLQEMVMAVWLIVKGFNPSGIESKICQ
- a CDS encoding sugar ABC transporter ATP-binding protein, with amino-acid sequence MSDISVQPFLEIRGIRKKFGSVEALKGVDLKAYSGEVLAIVGDNGAGKSTIIKILSGAITPDSGEIIIAGKKYNKLNPKTALAAGISTVYQDLALVNTLNTPDNIFLGREYLKYLFCLDEKKMRQETRRLMEQLGIQIPSLHTPVCYLSGGQRQSVAVARAVHQGGRLLIFDEPTAAMGLKETVAVLKLIKSLAGQKFGVIVISHNMEQVFKIADRICIIRQGEVVDYLKADQVSPQDVVAMITGAIDLEETNNYRCI
- a CDS encoding ABC transporter permease produces the protein MDLSVRLQKIFPQLLLTGVLLTLICFLSLSSEYFLSWENFRNILDQSSVHILLAVGMTFVIAGGGIDLSAGNVAALSGVVMAVAMKAGTDVFPAIVMGCLAAFCFGLMNGLVVSYIKVNPFITTLASMSIARGLALILTGGVSIYGFSANFKFWGTGSIGPINPPILLSIIFAALGLFLMTYTLWGKYSLALGGNGEALRITGVNVNFYRTSIYCFSALCAAAAGLIMTARLNAAAPLAGATYEMDAIAAVVLGGTSMNGGKASVAGTFIACLTLGVMRNGLTMLAVPTYYQQLFTGVIILAAIVISQLRSRQE
- a CDS encoding uroporphyrinogen decarboxylase, producing MKNLVIPKDGMTPIERSAAIKAGRPYDRIPCSPMVAEHVIWSTGISLKEYLFNPKLAAEAQAKAFEYFGYDSVSVSPDHHGFAEALGCRFTYTDHERPQIAEHCLKTYEHIEKLEPVDPKKTGRLKLCIEAVARLQELVGSKVKVGSGMGGPLTCASLMRGADCLLRDLKKNPEAVLKIMDVNTQNLINYMAACWEYGVGCSVGDSFASCSVISPKDFRFFVKPYLKRIADWQIENIGSAGNLHICGNSRPLWADMAELGFSSISLDNAMDMAEAKEILGKTAALKGNVKPVDTMLLGSVEDVMRESRECIEKCVDNPRGYTLSSGCTLPVQTPVENVEAMVNAARIWGRPKK